The DNA sequence AGCAGCCAAGAAGATGCAGCAACCTGAATTTCACTGAAATTGCCCAACCCAAGAATCTAAGAACCACCGAAACAAATTTGTGTAATTTTCATTTCAATAATGAATTGATGAATCTGTAAAGAAATTACCAAAAAAAATCTGCCAGACCACCTGATGTAGTACTGTTAAACTAAAACTTGATGATGAACTAATTTAAAAGTTGAAGGGAAAGGAGTTCGTTACctgctccaactcctaaccgGCGCTCTGGGATTGGCACCGCCATTGACGACATTCCTGACGCTGGCggcgctgctgctgttgctattGCTGCTGCCGGTGCTGCTGGTCCGGCTGCTGCTCCCGGCCTCGCTGAACTCGCTCTTGGTCCACCACTCCTCCTCCTGCGCCGCGGCCGCCGGCAccagcaccggcaccggcaccgcctccttcttcccctgcttcttcttcttcttcttcttgccgtCGTCGGGCTTGGGCGAgaccttcttcttcttgccgCCGCCCATGGAGAGCGGGAGGAAGAGCTTGATGAGCAAGCCGGTGTCgaggctgacgctgcgttcCAGGTTCCGGCTCCGCTGCTTCCGCATCATCGTCCTCTGCTTCCTCCCCTGCTTCTTCTTGCCGCCGCCGTCCTCGGCGTCCGTCGCCGCCGCGACGACGGCGGGCTCGTCCTTCTTCTCCTGCGCACccgcggggacggggacggcgACAGCAGCGCGGGTTGTGTGGTGGTGCCTCCCGGCGGTGGTAGGCGGCGGTGGAGGAGAGGGAGACGGAGGAGCGCGAGGCGGGGACGGGGGCGACGGGTGGTGCTCGACGATGTCGCGGAGCGAGAGCTCGTATGCGGACTCGGGGAGGCCCCGGACGAGGTCGAGCATCTCGCGGCGGTACCCCGCGATGGCCTGCGCCCGCGACGGCGAGCTCCCCGCCGACGCCGGGTACtgccggtggtggtggtggtgcgacTGCGACTGCGCCTGCGTCCACAGCTGCGGCGACGGCGTGCCCGACCCGGACCCAGACCCGCCAGAGCTGCAGTAGTTCGTCTCCGGCGAGGCCTGCAGCGACGCCTGCAGCCAccgcacctcctcctcctcctcgtccccgTACCGCGGCGCCGGTATCGGGTTGCTcgccggcggccgcggcggtAGTCCCCCGCGCGCCGGCGACGCCGAGCCTGCCTGGAAGCTGAACTCCGGCCGCCGATGATGCATGGCCTGGCCAGCCAAGAACGAAGCCGATCGGTCGGTCGGTTCCCGTCAGactacagagagagagagatgtgtGTGTTTCCGTGCCGCGCGTGGGGGGGAGGGGAAGGTGGAGGCGGGGAAGATGAGACGGTTGGGTAATAACAACGGCGGCGTCGAGTTGAGTCGAGTCGAGCGGCAGCGGAAGCAGAGGAGGGTGGTGGTGAGGTGAGCGGAAAGCGATGGCGGGCGACGTGCGGGGTGGGTGCGCGGAGTCGTCGCGGGGATTTAAATTCGCGCTAATTTTCGGCGGCTTTAAATTCGCGTACCGGGAGGGATTCAGGGATGGGAAGAACACGGCACGACGTGGCGGCTTTTTATTATCATTTCCGGTGCAGTTAGGGTCTGTTTAGTGTAGTGAGCTACTATTTTTTCtgtcaaatatttttttaaaacatatttataggtgaagctatttttcttCTTATCTCACGAAGATATTAGTTAGGATGGaacttaaaaaaaaaagtagcttattctaactctctctcatttattttttttcatccATGCATAAAGCTGTTGATGAAGCTATTTCGTTaaataatttttttgaaacaGCTTAACTTTACTTAGAAAATTACTCATAAAGTTCTTTTCTAACTGAGTTGTATCAAACAAAGGCTAATTAAATGAAGACATGGCACGGTTCACACTTTACGCCGTGGGACTCTGTCTGTCTCCTTGTCAAACAGAGTCACGTGTTGGTGCGAGAGATACAACTAGTGATGATCCAGGTGACACGTGTTGGACACAGAATATAATCGGAATGCCAAGAATTCAGAAACACATCTTGTTTTTACTTCTACACGTTTTTGGTGACAAGAAGACGCAAGTGACTGAGATATGATCTTGGTGTGTGACACGTGTTAATATGTTATACACCGGATTTATTTATCAAGTGTTTGAAGAGCTAGGGGTAGCTACCATTCACGGTCGTCGATTGTCATTGTAGCCCGGGCGATCGCATGCATATACGTATGCATGTTGGGTTTGGTTGCCTGAGATGGGCAGGATCGTTGCTGGCAGATCACAAGCTGTATGTCAGGTCACAAACCGAAAAAAATATCACTCTCTTAGAGCAATTCCAAGAGCTTTGCTAAAATTAGTAGTCAAAGTTCattgtttagccattttgtaaaatagaaaacttcttaaaaaagaagaagtcCGAAACAACtttgctattttacaaaatcggaTAGCTTGTCAGTGGTTGGCGAAAATCAAGGAATagccaactttctattttacaaaatcagataacacatctgttggagtctactttttgctatacaaattctaaaatagcctcCACAACGAGAATAGCCAAACTCTCGGAATTGCTCTTATGAATGCTCGCATACATGCATACTCTATTATCAGAGTTTTCGCCAAAATAAAGCGCCCCTAGATTTTGACATCGGCGAAGTCAGTATAACCGTCACATTGTTAACGTACATGTACATCATCTGTCGCTAAATGAAAGGCCTAATTACCGAGTGCTAAATTATTTGTAGAGTGCAATATTTCGAGCAGTCGACAAACAAGCTCTTTGTTGAGtgttaaaaaaaaatttgtCGACTTTTTTTTTACGCTCGGCAAAGAACTTGTttaccgagtgttttttttgcaCTCGGCAAACAACTACTTTGCCAAGTATTTCTTTGTGGCACTCGACAAATAGtttgtttgccgagtgttttttttttgcactcAACAAATagctgctttgccgagtgtttttttttttgcactcggcaaagagttgCTTCAAAGCATATTTTGATGCAATAAATTAACTCAAATGAAAAGGTTTTCTACTATAAAGTtatataacttttcaagatctacaacttttattttagttATTTTTTCATTCGATAAAGTGATAGTAGCGTTGTTCACAATACATCTCTCTCCTAAGTTTCATGAAACTTCaatagagatatataagatttgtgaACAATGTTAGAACTACCATGTCGCATGAACAAATGACCAAATAActaaaataaactttgtagatcttgaaaagttatagaattttgtagttgacaattatttcatttgagttcatcttgtcatgcaaaactacgtttgaatttcaaaattttaaaacttgAATTTTTCAAACGACCTCGAATggaaaaacaacataaataaaaaatgtagatctcaaaaaattatgaaacttgtagttaaaaactttttcatttgagttcatcttgtcatgcaaaactacatttgaatttctcttCGTTATTCTTTtggtttttttggttttttatttTGCATAGTGTTTTTTACCGAGTATTTGTTTAGCACTAAACAAAGTGCTCTTTACCGTTAAAATTTTGGCAACTGCTCTTTGTTTTTAGGTTCTTTTTGGTTTTTTATTTTGCAGAGTGTTTTTTATTGAGTGTTTGTTTAATACTCAGCAAAGAGCTCTTTAGCGTCAAAATTTTGACAAgtactctttgccgagtgtcgagTGTATTTGAGGTTTTGCCAAGTACTGAATCCGGTAGTGTAAATTCCTAAAACAGAAACTAAAAAACTGCAAGCACCATGCAAGGTCAAAGAAAGCTTGTACACTGATAAGTGCATCCAAAAATGTTGAAAGCtcttctacttatatatcttatgTAATTCAACAAAACTTTTATCACATAACTGTGTATATACACTATGTTATAAATATTTTGACCATTCTTAATTAAGGCGTAGAACCGTGCCTTTTAGTACAAAATGAAAGTTCCAGCAGTTTATGCAGAAACTACAGTAAAAAGTTCTATACAACCTGCAACATACTAGCGGTCGATtattgtaacatcccaaaaattcgcattcaaaaatcactcgcattaaaaattattttcaaaatatattttagaaactataaaataatttgagctctatagtatctccatctaatccatccatatttatttttcgcgcacaaataatagcaagtaccagcaagcttacatgcgagaaaacatagcagtgcacctacacgaatatatatctcatgcatgcatgcaggacatgccaccgaccatttgcatgcacctgcatgcaaggacacggtgattaggcaccgtccatttgcatgcaacgtgcatgcaaatgggacatcgtcctttgcatgaaaattaggcaccgtccaccgtcctgtcgtcctgtgtagccatgcactacagtagcaattctaatggccacgagctgagcactctggcctataaaaaggcactctcgggtgctcactctcaccacccgagaaacacgttcactcactcactcactcactcactcactcactcactcactcactcactcgctctcacttcgcgtataccgtatacggccatacgcacaagccgagctcgactgtcgtcgcaagacgaggtgagcagctcatgagcatctccttgctcttctctgtctttctgtagtatttttctgtatttttccatgtatttgtctgtaccggttcactgccaagaactccacgaatagaaccatgacatacagaagagttctaatgacccctgctaatttctctctaaccatgcatgtgtgggccaagcattaactccaaatagtacatgcatgcaacatgcactaccagccaaacaaatgcccacgtgaagcatacattccttaatcatcgttagcctttttcgcatgattaaattccgaccatttcacaaatgccacatgctaactctgattttaataattctttttcctaaattcatttaaaatcatgatctacctcccatattaatttcatgatttttggagctcatttgaatttatatgattatttatctgtgcctgttgtcttTGTCGTTCGTcacgtattttagctgacggagtgaacgagccggaaaacgagaacgttggagacgagtaccgcgagtttgacgccgaggactcggactgtcagcaagagtttgctgaggacgccgacggaggcaagtccaaccgatcccctttgatgcatattgatcctatttttaaacacaacccgtagaagccgttttaaatattgcatgtacgatatatgtacgaagtatttttgctgcttagttaaaacctgttgaatagccatccttgaattgatattacccggtaattgtcttgttcgaacctaggaacaaataatatgctacgacagaaatattattatttagtatgcttaggacttgttactcatcctggatactcatcgctatattttcccaaatataatgattttaaaagtaaaaggtgtgagtggtgaaaataaattgtgggtattgtgaaagggttaatgaacaagttacagatgtgattactatggagatggggcggatgggatctcttttggggatgccctggtgttgtggcttataccttgcggggttaagcgtgaagatatccgccttgtctcgattaaggactgagttgatgattcatcttgcctaactcatttatcgtacaaccactcgccttgcatgggaaaggcttagtctaaatccctctagttagtatggcaatcacctggaggcaggtgtgcaacgggacactaagtgatgtatgtgaaattgtggaattgtatgaaaagagctttgtgaattattgtggtatcatgagatgtggccttagtgttcccgtggtgagcgccattacttagctatggagggtaatgactttgatggatctgtgcttgcacgacggtgtaagttatggtatcctacttgtgggaaaagtgtacaacgtctgcagagtgtaaatctatctggatagccgtgtccgcggtctcggacgggttatggttcggtttcaacaactagatggattgggatgagtgaaaacatgagagtgagtgtgattttagaaataaatggttgactgccattgtgttgtgggaacaagggttcaacaacacttaaaattgtgatcaaacccccatttttttagaaatactatcatatgtggaaaaagaggtcttttacaacagtatttgtgaaatgaaaccttgcatgtgtaaaaagataactTTATGCAAATagaactaagcctcatccttgatttatccatatgcatatatactgttatccccttccgtagggtaaggttggatttgctgagtactttgtactcacccttgctttattaaacagaggaagatccggacttcgatcccgaagtggcgttcgagtaaggtcgtgtctgcacccaactaagcctgtggcattgggactcgtcagatgttcgatggcgatatcgtttgtttctaggtcctttggacctatgttgtattttggtgtcttattattatagcatgCCTTCATTGTCCACGCTTatcgagactactgcgctgaaacttatctgatgtaataaatgtgttactagcctcctgggactagtattgtatcacatttgagttcctggtttaccaggggcgcttcaggtggtatcaaagtcgtagttggctgtaggacgcgaccttaggcttttctggaccagtattttactaaataaatatattttacaaaagttcttaccctcttccctctatttgaaaaaaatatttactctcatctatttctctcagatggcagaaggtgtttggaccagcagttactgtctaagtgtagaaggctttcccaagctcttgtatgctaccatgcagaaacttggaatcaaggatcgtccagaatatgaaggcagagaatatgaagagcatgagaccgagcggtgtgaagttaccgtctatattgggaaaagtgaggacttccctaacatagctgaagcttggagtatgactgcgaccggatttcggtttgcagatacatatcaagccgtcgcccgcaaagccttgaggtacctatgccagatctacgagaagcccatcacccgtacacccatgaggttctttccacccgacgaaaaagatcgaccagtttggaggacccgcatggagctcttgcaaggacgttactcacttgaagatgacccaactgtggtattcatgaccacatacctacttgctctagataagcaatacgatgagcaggcctcagagttaaggaagtgcatccatcgtgcggaggaagccgagatcatagttagaaagctccatgtgcagcttgcggaagctcaggcccaagcagctgcagccgagagtcgtgaaactgccattgctgaagtcttgaaggcagctgaagaccgccatgctcaggagttgaaggatgcctaccttatcactaggatcaaaagaaggatgttagcAGAGGAAGACCAAGAGCCCATAGTCCTAAAAGGTATCCCAATCATGTCCCTAAAAACAAAAAGCAAGATGGACATAGAAGGGCCATCAGCTCCcccacccacagaagcctctcatgaagctttagagttggagcccagtaaggaagaaggatttcccctcctcacccagccaccaccaaaggaagacggtgacccacctcttagtccaaaagaagaaccacaaatgccggaagcatgatcctcctcaacaccaagggaatgaagccgttctgtccgaagaagttgaagaatagtagcacctagttcctccttatgtcttggggaagtgaagtttacttcacttttgttcaacccccccaaagtagatgaaccgtattgtagtacgcttatttcctccattactatgttgtaaaccaccctcttattcaaaatatatatttgtgcttgttggttgtgctaaataattgagtgctctatgttgttcccctacgggatagcaagtgttaaaacttgcacctttttaaaatataacgccgtaacaaaaaaaacaacatcactcaatagatctaacccttatctaatgctttctcatcttaaccaacagatgcctcccaaaccagctacccgctctcaaccaagtggtcgtgcagctagtaggcaaagccaaaatccaaatggaagtcaagccaatgcaaatgttgacggtattcatgaagatgaagtgagtcagactaggaaccataatgaaggagatgacttgccccctcctccagtaattgacttagtacaagtcatggcaactcagactcgccttctggagaccttggctcaaggcatgaaccgccctaggaacaaccgtggagccggagtccaagacaagatgactgagttcatgaggcttaagccacccacctttactggatctgacaaccccatggaagcagatgattggcttaaggtgattgaaaggaagttggacacaatccactgcgatggaagggatagagttctgctagcatctcatcagctgacaggaattgccctttcttggtgggaagcctatagtggagctgtggacaatgccaacacgatcacatgggaagaatttgtggatgaattccgccggtaccacattccagatggaatcatgaagctgaaggctaatgaatttcgcaacttgaagcaaggaaataaaaccctgagtgaatacatcttccaattcactgagttgtctcgctatgccccagaattggtcaacactgatgctaagaagcagacaaagttcatagaaggattgacctgtgagcttagaaccctcatgaccccacagatctatccagacttcaacactttgatgaacaggaccattctgactgatgtggccaagactgaagaaaagaaagaaaacaagcgcaagtttctggagcgcaaggttcaagatggtgctagatcccagaggctgaaaaccttcagccaaccaagccagcggactcaagccccaatgcagtttcgctctcctgctagtgtctccaataaccaaatgcagtcatcatatcaacccaagacaacctatcagaatcaaacttatggcaagactcaacagaacagcattggtcaagtcacaaacaatgttaggacttgctttaattgccatgagactggacactacatcgccaactgtccctacaagaacaacccaccagcagtatccactcagtcccacactgttaatggaccaagacctgcagtgtctggagtcaaccgtggtttccctcgcaacaatagcaacaccaacaataatagccagatgatgaagcaacctcaacaatcctatggtagagcccgtgtcaaccatattcatgctcaggatgctcagactgcttcaggagtggtacttggtgagttcttagtcgattcagtacttgcaacagtattatttgattctggagcatcacattcattcatatcatcaagttttgttgagaagcatcaaatacccacagtactactaaagttacccctaataacccgaacacctgggtctgacatcaaatgtcatctaggttgttcaaatgtaaggatcattctaagtggggtagttttcttagcagacttagtagtgctcaagtctaaaggaatagatgttatccttggaatggattggttaaccagacataatggaattattagttgtgcaaccaaggaagtatcattagttgaccatgaagggattaaagtgaaatgccaaacccgagggtctaaagttaatccaatggtcttcaacttggatgcaaggaccatagaggaagtaccaatagtgcaagaataccctgatgtattccctgaggaactatctggaatgccaccagacagggatatagagttcatcattgatcttatccccgggactgcccccatagccaagagaccttacagaatggctccggcagagttagctgaactgaaagagcagctaagagacttgcagcagaaaggttatattagacctagttcttcaccatggggagccccagtcttgtttgtaaagaagaaagatggaagtatgaggatgtgtgtggattataggtccctaaatgaagtcaccatcaagaataagtatcccctgccaaggatagatgacctttttgatcagcttaaaggagccaagtatttctctaagattgatttgagatcgggttatcaccagctcaagatcaagaatagtgatgtTCCCAAGATAGCTTTTGTAAccagatatggacaatatgagtttacagtgatgtcctttgggttaactaatgcccctgcctatttcatgaacctcatgaataaggtattcatggaagagttagataagtttgttgtagtcttcattgatgacatacttatctactctaagagtgctgaagaacatgggcaacacttgagagtagtgttggaaaagctaagaagacacaagttgtatgctaaattcagcaagtgtgaattttggcttgagaaggttgcatttctaggccacatcttgacagctgaaggagttgcagtcgaccctgagaaagtagaagctgtctcccattggcagcaacccaccaatgtgagtgaggttagaagttttcttggattagctggatattatcgaaggtttatagaaggattttccaagatagccagacccatgacagagcttcttaggaaggaTACGAAATTCACTTGGATagaatcatgtgagaagagtttccaagagttgaagaagagactgacaacagcaccagtgttaactttgccagacattcaccaagatttcatcatatactgtgatgcatcaaga is a window from the Sorghum bicolor cultivar BTx623 chromosome 5, Sorghum_bicolor_NCBIv3, whole genome shotgun sequence genome containing:
- the LOC8076760 gene encoding atherin; amino-acid sequence: MHHRRPEFSFQAGSASPARGGLPPRPPASNPIPAPRYGDEEEEEVRWLQASLQASPETNYCSSGGSGSGSGTPSPQLWTQAQSQSHHHHHRQYPASAGSSPSRAQAIAGYRREMLDLVRGLPESAYELSLRDIVEHHPSPPSPPRAPPSPSPPPPPTTAGRHHHTTRAAVAVPVPAGAQEKKDEPAVVAAATDAEDGGGKKKQGRKQRTMMRKQRSRNLERSVSLDTGLLIKLFLPLSMGGGKKKKVSPKPDDGKKKKKKKQGKKEAVPVPVLVPAAAAQEEEWWTKSEFSEAGSSSRTSSTGSSNSNSSSAASVRNVVNGGANPRAPVRSWSRKRTGCYAFFRANKGKNGVNQD